Below is a genomic region from Cotesia glomerata isolate CgM1 linkage group LG5, MPM_Cglom_v2.3, whole genome shotgun sequence.
ccattttgttaatttttgatatttttttttgaccgAGGGTCATTGTACAAACAATATCTTCCAGTTCAatgaggtttttttttttttgcttttatcCACGGAGAAAGCCGGAATCACTGCAGCAGTGGAAGacctttcttttttttagcGCCGCCGGAGATTGCGtgaaactcgaaaaatatttaatttttgtcttcaaaaattttactgtgtattcttaaaatatgtataaatatacccttaaaattttgaaacaattgatacagtagtttttttttttttttaattccaaaaaatcgctttttttttaaactgtctCACTAGGTGTGCCCCTTAATGGTTTGTAAAACACATaaatgtgataaaaataaaactcttaTTTATCTACCTAAATTCAATGGGGTACTTGTTGTCATCCCAAAAGGAGAAGTTACGTTTGAAGTTGGTGCAGGAGGATTGAATGTTGGCACTGAGGATGGAACCATTGACGGCTGGGTCCTCTGAGTTCCTGGATTTGAGCCAAATGTCAATGTGGTAATTCCCGGGCCAAAATTAGGTTTTTCTTGAGGTTGCGCTGCTGTTAACGGCTGTAATGTCCTTCCTGCATCTCCAGCCCCGAAAAATGTAccagctaaaaaaaataagtgttgttacaaaaataaatgcttttattttattttattaaaaaaaaaaaaaaatatttatttacctgGTGGGTTGGCTTGATTTTTTGTTGTATCGAAAAATGAACTCATTGTTGAAAAGTGTTATGATATTGTTGCGTATAACCTCAATCAGtggaaaagtttttaaattaactataaaaaagaaggatatttcattttaattactaagatatcaagaataaatattaattgttatttttaaagagataGTTTAAGTAATtgcattgaaatttattaaaaattaaatttatttaccttGATTTTTTATACCGCGCAATTCAGACGTTTGGATCACTCGCTACTGAAGCATGGattgtataaaatatagtatggtagttttttttaaagatatagtAAGTGGCAGTGGATATATTATCGACAtaactgaagttagctgacaactgtcatttttttgggttgcagtcaactagtcagactaacaacattccgaattaacaaattactagaacttagaaagtaaatattaaatgtaatttaaaataattaattttacaaattttaaaattccgaaaaatataatcttaaataaagaaaaatctaaagctatattaatagaatctttcaaagtcacaaagtctcaataaattaaaaaacataacaacGAAAATTTATACGCCAAAATGAATGAACAGACGAACACTCATTTagccgaaaaatgtaaataattttataattagattagaaatttttttaaattaattttaaattaattaatttttaaaaattaattttattttaatttacaagcatgtatggaaaacactcaaatttcatgattgtaaaggtggaccatctaagaaaaatttccaattttttggatGAGTAATTTTCGGCCGAATCATTATTCGGATAGATGAGTATTCGGATGAATTCGGATGAATATACGTCGGAACAACCCTTTTtcgaaatcaaattaattttaactcttgaggaatataagatttatatttacttttattcgaTAACCcggtgttttataatttacaaaattgtttatcgtctgttattctatttaagctaatgtattttataaactttgaatgtagcggaattttaaattttctagagttttaataatttggaaTGTTGTCGATCTGACTAGTTGACCGCAAcccatttttttcaatctttaaataacaaaaaaatgcttctaaaaatttttacaagaatttttttttaaatgacattaaattcagctgtcacttgacaatttttttaattttttgtaacaaatttcttcaaaataattatttttaaaaaattgcatttttaattttttaaaaaatctaaatgtcaattttttaattttcacacgtggaattatttttataattattatgacattaaagttagcagtcacttaagCATTtaaaccattttttaattttttttaataaacaaatctgttccaaaaaagtattttttgaaaattgcattttaaaatattaaaaatttctactagtcaattttttttttcggattttatttgatataacttatttgtgacaaaaatccttaaaattattaagtacctgctaaattaattatgaaagcTAATGTAACAGATATTTGatcagttttaaaattttataacaaataaataatggcaaaaaaatattaggaaaaaaaaatggcatgtagaaattaagaaaaatgaaaaattcaatttttttaaaataattttttggaataaatttttttgataaataaaattaaaaaatttttaagtgaccgctaactttaatgtcataaattaattatcatacaATTATTTAAGGAGGTATGGGAGTTAAGTCGTAATAATgagatcaatttaaaatttttaggattgatagaaatatatttaatacgtgttgtgttaaaatttcagaGACCTAGGGttgatagtttatttataaaacaagaTTCAAAACAGGTCATTTAACATTGTAATGACATACCAAATCTCACAACTActcttgttttaataaatttcacgatgaaaaaataatgagaaagcTTCGAAAAACtcattgtaagaaaaaaaaaatttttcaaaaattattgaaaaagtaaaattaagtTGAGGGtacttagttataaaaataattgagtttgaaaaatctaaattttaaaaaaatcgtcaGCCATAGCAAATGTGGGTTATGTTGACGGCAACGCCGTACATGGTGGGTCGCGCGGGAAATTTAAAGCTTCAATGAAATAGGTTAAAAGAAATATCAAATaggttaagaaaaatattataaaattgttattatttattataaaacataacataattaaataatcaatatttcaattctttaatattttaatatttttaatagcatTACTTGTAAACATAATACACACGTACACATCACAAACACGAATAGAGCAGTCAACGCATGcgcaaccgcgataaaatttattacgttgccaaactttttaaaaaatatttaaaattaaaaaacttattattttattcaaattaaggaagtccttttgctccagttgagtcataacaactgtagtagtaaattttcaataaattaaaatacaaaatccataaaaattcctaaaattaaaaaataaatagtatatgaggcattaatcgttgaaattttgaaaattaaaaaaaaaaaatagttaagtacaaaaattaatttgactgttgtaaatcagctgttagtaacctgtccgtgatttggcaacgctttatttcggttgtttacattttcatttgcacaatataactttaaccgtgtttaactttttgcagacagtgtaaataaataaattaattaaaaatgtttagtcacaaaaccataacattctaatgtctcatggcaggaatgctagtattttttaattattgttttatttttcaattatgaattatgaaaatttgttaacaataaattaactaataagtatgcatgaaaaacataagcgcgttaaagtttagtttgaatttattgaatggtctgaagctcgcgcgctacgcaacgttgccaaatcttttgactccattttattgtaggtaacttgagaattttttgtgatttttaaatattaatttctcaataaatatctcggtaactgatatattttattgcaaaaaaagaaacctgaatatttcgaaaatctgatttttagtttttttttacttcatctaaTCCATGACTGATAGTATAATTCGAGAAATACTGCAAACGTGTGAAtttctcgtaagactctgaacaaatactaacatttaaaaattttattttttgccctccgggcggaaagtggcaactttcgtcccgctgcgctaaacaaagttgccgctttccgccttcgtcggacaaaaatagtatacactccacgggaagtaaataagaaagcctcagatcacatgtctgttgacctcggcttcgcctcggacaacaattacatgtgatctgagacattcttactttacttccctaggtgtaatatactatttttcaaaaatttgtccggtaaagtataatttaaacctcactattagataaataagtaccttaactattagaaaaaaattaaatttactcataatctaatattttttattttacattggcggcgaaaggacctccttaaaaataaattatcaattatttgataataatatagttatttAATGCATAAAAGATTATTCCGGTAatctaaatttcattaaatcacTAGTAAAAACTTGTTGTTTTCTGAAAGTACAGTCTCGAACAAAATTAATccttcttaaaaaatttctaattgtCTGTCAACTGCAGGTCATATTATCGACtgtacataaatattttcaaacttAACCTTGATTTTTATACgtgataatattattgtttttatttatatttattgaacaaACAACAAAATGGAATAAACAACTTAAATTACAGtgcaaaaatattacaaagaTTATGGAACAATTTAATTGATcttttttgatacaaatatttatatacacgTAAGTATGTAAGTATACAATACCTAGATAAGTATCtacaataatttatgaaacagagtagtaattatttatttaacagctTAGATATATAGCCGAAGTCAATCCGCTGGCGGTGGTTCGTCCTGTTTATCAATATTCATGCGCCGGTTAATACATGTCACACCAGCATttgcttttatattttatggacTAGAAGAAAGgcgctaaaaaataattaaaatcatgtTTATTAATTACGTGTTATTATATACTGTTATTTTAAGTGTAAAAGCATCAATGTTTGCATCGCCTCCGCAAACTGCTTTGATAATTGGATTTGAAGATGTGTATGATCTTTCACTATTATCAAACACTTTGTCAGACCAGGGCATGGATGCGACTCTGATAATTCCTTCGTTGAATTCACGAGATATCTATGAAAATCTAGTGCAAGTggaagttattaaaataaatttcactctAGGAACTGATGCAAAAAAAGTAGATAAATCTCTGAAAGCTTGTGAGACTGTTTTAAGTGATAAAAAACTTCTTGATAAAATACGTAAGATTCAGCCaacttttacaatttttccGGCTCTgaggtaaaattttttttttattttataatagtggtgaaaataattatgacattaaagttagcagtcacttgactattttttaattaataaatttattccaaaaaattattttaaataagttgcgcttaaaattttttttaattttcacatgtcaatttcttttttctaatttttttcaccataatttacttgttaaaaaaattcttaaaattattagatattttctaagttaattttatttatttttgtgaatTTCAGACATGATGCTTGTATTATCCCATTGGTTAAATCTATAGAATCTATACCAGTAATTTGGGCACGAGGACAAGAAGAGGAATATTATGCTGTTGAAAAATCACGAATGGCCATTCCATTTCAAACTGGAACATTTTACGAGAGATTTTTGACTAATTTGAATCTAAAATCTATGGTTACTTATGTTGACAATCATTATGTCAATCAAGCATTTAAATTAGTTAAACAGTACATCAATAATGTTGAAGATACTAATTTATATGATCTTTATTCTGATGTTAAAGTATTTCTTTGGGGTGGCGATCCTGTTTTACGCTTAGATTTTTCTCCGTTGACACATCAACTGGTTGAGGTTTGAAAAgatattgcaataaaaataaattaataataatctatactatagtcatatgataaatttggattttttagtgaaatttagtgtcattgcaaaggtcgtTACTTGAATTTTTGCCTTTTCAAGGCAAAAATTCATATCATTATCaccaataatcaatttatgatgattagtatttaggctgcattcgaaaatgcactatctctagatacataattaagaaatgactttgtatcttgtgaactattgacattttcaaagatataagctcactttgacattacactcatcgagacctttcatttgagtacccacatcaatttttcatatatttatatagattatatatatatgtatatatgaaaaatatgtcaaaatacatgtgggtactcaaatgaaagctcttgatgagtataacatcgggatgaacttatatctttaaaaatgtcaatatttaaaaatgtaagtgcaatttaacataattaaaaaacgaccttgtatcttgtaaactattgacatatttaaagatataaactcattccgATGTCACACTcctcaagacctttcatttgagtacccacatgcattttttatatattttttatatattcataaatataaatatataaaatatatgaaaaattgatgtgggtactcaaatgaaagctcttgatgaatgtaacattaggatgagcttatatctttaaaaatgtcaatatttaagatagtacagtgcaatttaacaaatatcttgtaaactattgacatttttaaagaaataagctcacctcgacattacacttatcaagacctttcatttgagtacccatatcaatttttcatatatttatatatattatatatgtatatatgaaaaatatatcaaaaatgtatgtgggtactcaaatgaaagctcttgatgagtgtaacatcgagatgagcttatatctttaaaaccatcaatagttaagaaaatacattgcaatttaacaaaattcattatttaataaagcaaaattttagtCCTTTActattcacaagtcacggcagtcacatagtgactgcaaggttccCAGTATCGATTGTTACGAAAGTGAATATTAGTGAttgatcaatttattttatttcaggtCGGATGTCACCACTGCAGAGGCGTACAACCATTACCGAATGTTCTCCAAAAAGAATTAATAGAGTTTAAACAAGGAACTGTAGTCGCGACTCTAGACTCCGAATATATAAACATGATAGAGCACTTAAGTCAACAAATTCCCCAAGGTCAAGCAATCTTATGGAAGAAcaaaatcgttaaaaaaactaatggaaaaaatatatttattcatggTGATGTTGATCGTCAAGATATCATaggtatttattaattaattgaatttataaatataaatatttaaataaataataaattaataagtaatatatatacataattttttttaaatattgttttctttattgtaataaatattaattattaatttttttaggataTTCAAGAACACGATTATTACTGAGTCATTGTGCAGATACTGAATTTTTAGAGGCGGCATTTCATGGTACGCCTTTAATATGTTTCCCAAGAAATTctgaagaaaaagaaaataatttgcgTGCTGTTAAATTAGGAATAAGtattacattaaataatgactataCAATagataatgttaataaaatattgaacgaaattcatgaaaatataaaatatcggGAAACAGCAAGAAAAATATCACTGGCAATAAGAGATAGATTAGCACCAGCGTCTGacagattaattttttcgctGAGTTATGCCGCCAGACATAaagaaattgatattaattattggCCAATTGGAAGAGACATTAAtgtaaatacatttttagaggatattaattttttatatggatTAATTATTGGTATTATAGTAGGTGCTTTATTTGTCGCAACTACCGCACTGACTTGGTATTATCAAAgtaaaaacagtaaaaaatctaaagttataaaagtaaaaaaacatagtcgataattttgatatgtggttataaatataaaagtatgtgaaaacatttaaatgaattatacagtgataaattcataaatacatggacaatttttatatgtatttataaatatacttaATAATACAGGAAACACATATACATACGAATATTTCATGCTAAAAATACCGTAGCCTAGAGCTTTGCTtttactaagaaatatttgacaCATTCAAATAAGCTAAtgtgttgttattattatatatttatatttatatgtataaataaattacaatttgtCAATACTGCGTTTTGTATATCGTCATTGCAGCGAGTTCTCGCTCgcagataattattaattaattaattaatcatttaattttattctatattatattttaggCTTTTAGGATACTTTACGATTTATCTAGCCTTGTTACTTATTACTATATAAATCACCATTATCTACAATCGtggtcattaatttaaatgtttttaatattactggAAAATAGTCGTTTGTAAATTAGAACGtttattaattctaaattttaaaataagttaattaatttttttatagtataaaaaattattatttattgaaactatcaAGGTATTTTATagacatatttattaaaaatacaaaattgaaaagacaaaattctaaaattttcagtttagtTGCAcactgatttaaaaaatgaaaaatcaattgataaaTCTATCAAAAAGGCCTTTACAATATTgttatgttattaaaaatttaataaatgaaacatttatttaaagtttcatATTCTACGCATATATGCTTTGGCAGTACTGTATGCTGTAGTATAATTTACCCATTAATTTTTAGGCCACTAAAATTACTACCGGTCGATCGAAAATAGGATGAGGTAAAGTTTGACTTCAGAGTACTATTTATTTGTATGTACCCATGGTCCTGTCAAGGACGATTTATATTCaaggggggaaatacgtgtaTAAGGCCGTTTTCATgctgattttcattaatttttttaaagtataaaaaattattattatttattgaaactatcaggttattttatagatatatttatgagtattttttcgtattaaacAACAATATAACTTAACAAATAGCGGagatatcagctgatacacATCGTAGGTTGTCATCCGACTTAGCAGTTGGTGTGCAGTATAGAAGCcacaatttttatctgaaatcacTGGCacagaaaatttactttttttatatgtgtatcttctatatgaacctcaattccaaaaaaaaagtaaaaatttgcattttttagaGGGCTGTGAAATTAAGTCgtaattttttaccattttttcatacattatttattaaaaaaaaaatagtttaaataaaaatatcgcttATGATAGAGGTTCATATTCAGCGTAATTGTATaaagaaaagtaatttttctgtgccattgatttcagataaaaattgtgGCTGCCATAGTGCACACCAACTGCTAAGTCGGAAGACAACCTACCATGTGTATCAGTTGATATCTCCGCTACTTTTTAAGTTGTATTGTCGTAAAATATGGAAAATTATaagtatatgtataaaataacctgatagtttcaataaataaaattaattttcataccttaaaaaaattaataaaaaatcactaTGACGTTTTTCTACATGTATTTCCTCCTTAATGAAATTAGCGAAGTAGAAATTTCACCAAATATTAATTcagtcatttataaaatagcaaaaaaaattgtcgctACGTCAATTTAACCAATTTTTACTGCATAAActttcacggaaaaaagtaaactgtaataaataacagtcgatttataataagtaatgatcaactgctaaaaattaccatttcaaacagtaaaatcgttattttactatttactatataatatttactatttaaacgttacaatttactctttacatggaagaaaatactatttcaaacagtaatattcgctatgtaaatatctaaaatgttacagtataataattaagaattcagactttgatatttattatttcgtacctaaaaaatgatcgcaatgatatataaaaagtataaaataaagttagtaaatttctaatacaagcaacgtcaatatttacataataaaatggtaaattgtaaacgcaacgctaaaaatcaaactgtaattattgacttgcttggactggtagaatgtatattttaaaagtataatttttactgtttcaaatgttaaattctcccagagtgaaaCCCCTTTCtttttcatctgagttccccttctcctcataatatggactatatattgaaatggcaatttttactgtttgaaattgtaattttttaagatgaaagagtcgttatttattatagtgacagctactaattacttattttggatattaaattataaattttggcttttatactttctacattaagttctgtaatatttatatttttgccaccccgatgtccgctttactgtttgaaactataaaaattaaccggaatccgtgtgaatattacagtttacttttttccgtgtgtaaaattagccgataacaagaatttatattcttgaaattttcaacaatatatattcttagctcaagaaattgttaaattgattgaaataattttcacttaatttaaataaagctatccttttatttatctattatccaaagataaatattgatgttcttctctttacaaattaataattaataataatagaatatttgatctTCAGCgagtttcttgaaccaagaaattgttaattgagtaaaagtattttttttttcagtgtagaatAAACGTTCTAGTTTACAACCGACTATTTTccagtaatattaaaaaaatactaaaattaatgtCCACGATTgtacattaatattattgaaaatataaaataatacaaataaaaaataattacatatatttttaaaaaatgtggacgaagaattaaaaattatttgtagagAATATCAAAGAATTGATTAAGCGAGCGAGTACCCAATGAAATTCTTCGAGAATCGCTTTAAGTAACCGTAAAACTTcttataaactataaatatatatatacacatgaGTAACTGatataagattaaaaaatgattatgatATTTACATTCATTCATTGGCagatatttgaaatttttttttttcttttttttaattaatattattttaaatattctgaCGTCGGACGAGGagtcttattttattttggctAAATCGAGATTCCATCTCGAGGCTGTAAATACATAATTAGAAAAAAGAGCATcggcataaaaataaatacaaccGATGAGAATCGAATAAGAGACAGAACTAGTTAAACGATATAATAATCTGCCTATCTCTTTTATCACTTTGTTAATGCGTGGTTTAACGCTGTggactaataatttaattgcaattgaatGATGAGGAGGGAATGCTCAATTACAAACGTGTTCCTCACGCGTGTGTCGACAAAGCTCACACTGTACCCGACAACACCATACAAATCTACATTTGCACTTCTCCGTGACGTCGCGTACTCGAGTTTGATAACCTCGGCCACAGCAGAGAAGTCGACAG
It encodes:
- the LOC123265813 gene encoding UDP-glucuronosyltransferase 2C1-like; protein product: MFINYVLLYTVILSVKASMFASPPQTALIIGFEDVYDLSLLSNTLSDQGMDATLIIPSLNSRDIYENLVQVEVIKINFTLGTDAKKVDKSLKACETVLSDKKLLDKIRKIQPTFTIFPALRHDACIIPLVKSIESIPVIWARGQEEEYYAVEKSRMAIPFQTGTFYERFLTNLNLKSMVTYVDNHYVNQAFKLVKQYINNVEDTNLYDLYSDVKVFLWGGDPVLRLDFSPLTHQLVEVGCHHCRGVQPLPNVLQKELIEFKQGTVVATLDSEYINMIEHLSQQIPQGQAILWKNKIVKKTNGKNIFIHGDVDRQDIIGYSRTRLLLSHCADTEFLEAAFHGTPLICFPRNSEEKENNLRAVKLGISITLNNDYTIDNVNKILNEIHENIKYRETARKISLAIRDRLAPASDRLIFSLSYAARHKEIDINYWPIGRDINVNTFLEDINFLYGLIIGIIVGALFVATTALTWYYQSKNSKKSKVIKVKKHSR